The Microbacterium foliorum genome has a window encoding:
- a CDS encoding cytochrome ubiquinol oxidase subunit I has translation MEWLDPLVLSRWQFGLTTVYHYLFVPLTIGMALVAAIFQTAWVRTGKVQYLHLTRFFGKIFLINFAMGVVTGIVQEFQFGMNWSDYSRFVGDVFGAPLAFEGLLAFFFEATFIGLWIFGWDKLPQKLHLATIWCVSIGSILSAYFIIAANAFMQNPVGYEYNPVTNRAELVDFWALLTNPVALAAFPHTIFGALMFAAGVVISVSAWHLARGQHFDTMRISLKFGLWAMIFSTAGVVLTGDQLGLAMYAAQPMKMAAAEATFNTVCGPDASFSLFTLGTPDGSSELFSIRVPYLLSLLSTHTFDACVHGINDLNAEYATTFADTGLTEFAPILWVTYWAFRWMIGLGMAAALVAVVGLWLTRKGAKKPPAPWMWKLAIWSFPLALVANIMGWVFTEMGRQPWIVFGLMTTQDGVSPGVSGVEVLISLIAFTAIYAALAVVEIRLIIRAAQKGPDTEEQPHEETAQLPSVVY, from the coding sequence ATGGAATGGCTCGACCCGCTGGTCCTGTCCCGATGGCAGTTCGGACTCACCACCGTCTACCACTACCTCTTCGTGCCGCTCACGATCGGCATGGCGCTCGTCGCCGCGATCTTCCAGACCGCGTGGGTGCGCACCGGCAAGGTGCAGTACCTGCACCTCACGCGGTTCTTCGGCAAGATCTTCCTGATCAACTTCGCCATGGGCGTGGTCACGGGCATCGTGCAGGAGTTCCAGTTCGGCATGAACTGGTCGGACTACTCCCGGTTCGTCGGCGACGTGTTCGGCGCCCCGCTCGCCTTCGAGGGACTGCTCGCCTTCTTCTTCGAGGCGACGTTCATCGGGCTGTGGATCTTCGGATGGGACAAGCTCCCGCAGAAGCTGCACCTGGCCACCATCTGGTGCGTCTCGATCGGCAGCATCCTCTCGGCGTACTTCATCATCGCCGCCAACGCGTTCATGCAGAACCCGGTCGGCTACGAGTACAACCCCGTGACGAACCGCGCCGAGCTGGTCGACTTCTGGGCTCTGCTGACCAACCCCGTCGCCCTCGCGGCGTTCCCGCACACGATCTTCGGCGCGCTGATGTTCGCGGCCGGTGTCGTCATCTCGGTCTCGGCCTGGCACCTGGCACGGGGACAGCACTTCGACACGATGCGCATCTCGCTGAAGTTCGGGCTCTGGGCGATGATCTTCTCCACCGCGGGCGTCGTACTCACCGGCGACCAGCTGGGTCTCGCGATGTACGCCGCACAGCCCATGAAGATGGCGGCCGCCGAGGCGACCTTCAACACGGTGTGCGGACCGGATGCCTCCTTCAGCCTCTTCACGCTCGGCACGCCCGACGGCAGCTCCGAGTTGTTCTCTATCCGCGTGCCGTACCTGCTGTCGCTGCTGTCGACCCACACGTTCGACGCCTGCGTGCACGGCATCAACGACCTCAACGCCGAGTACGCCACCACCTTCGCCGACACCGGTCTCACCGAGTTCGCCCCGATCCTCTGGGTGACCTACTGGGCGTTCCGCTGGATGATCGGCCTGGGCATGGCCGCCGCGCTCGTCGCCGTCGTCGGACTCTGGCTCACCCGCAAGGGAGCCAAGAAGCCGCCGGCTCCGTGGATGTGGAAGCTCGCGATCTGGTCGTTCCCGCTGGCGCTCGTCGCCAACATCATGGGCTGGGTCTTCACCGAGATGGGCAGACAGCCCTGGATCGTGTTCGGGCTGATGACCACCCAGGACGGCGTCTCGCCCGGCGTCAGCGGCGTCGAAGTCCTCATCTCGCTGATCGCCTTCACCGCGATCTACGCCGCGCTCGCCGTGGTCGAGATCCGTCTCATCATCCGCGCGGCCCAGAAGGGCCCCGACACCGAAGAGCAGCCCCACGAGGAGACGGCCCAGCTGCCGTCGGTCGTGTACTGA
- a CDS encoding helix-turn-helix transcriptional regulator — MANGGPVCGPISTFSRVQLLHLVQTRAERTIDELCQATGLHPNTVREHLQRLIEGGYVIQASEHRTTRGRPRTLYSAATGTADASSPIARNKAKAAAERGDLLRRVMPASASALGRDATYQLDALIEHLEESGFEPVVDDEQLTVDLSPCPHAAGRAEDRPMLCTVHLGLMQGVLTQAGGPLAAEAVRTSALPADCAVPAECVVQLTLTEMTAA, encoded by the coding sequence ATGGCCAATGGCGGGCCCGTCTGCGGGCCGATCTCGACGTTCTCCCGGGTGCAGCTCCTGCATCTCGTGCAGACGCGCGCGGAGCGCACGATCGACGAGCTCTGCCAGGCCACGGGCCTGCATCCGAACACGGTGCGCGAGCACCTGCAGCGCCTCATCGAAGGCGGCTATGTGATCCAGGCGAGCGAGCACCGCACCACCCGCGGCCGCCCGCGCACCCTGTACAGCGCCGCCACCGGCACGGCCGACGCGTCGAGCCCCATCGCGAGGAACAAGGCCAAGGCCGCGGCCGAGCGCGGCGACCTGCTGCGCCGGGTGATGCCGGCATCCGCCTCGGCTCTGGGTCGCGACGCGACCTACCAGCTGGACGCCCTGATCGAACACTTGGAAGAGAGCGGCTTCGAGCCCGTCGTCGATGACGAGCAGCTCACCGTCGATCTCAGCCCGTGCCCGCACGCCGCGGGTCGCGCCGAAGACCGTCCGATGCTGTGCACCGTGCACCTCGGCCTCATGCAGGGGGTGCTCACCCAAGCCGGTGGGCCGCTCGCCGCCGAGGCCGTGCGCACCTCCGCCCTCCCGGCGGACTGCGCTGTACCTGCGGAGTGCGTCGTACAGCTGACGCTGACGGAGATGACCGCCGCCTAG
- the radA gene encoding DNA repair protein RadA, producing the protein MATRKPAPPAYVCTECGWTTAKWVGRCAECQQWGTVQEQGAQTGILSRITPLAPTAAKAARPITQITTEDAPRRTSGVGEFDRVLGGGIVPGAAILLSGEPGVGKSTLLLEVAAKAASSGRRVLYASAEESPAQVRLRAERTGALHDELYLASETDLATILGHIDEVQPQLVIVDSVQTVSSSLIDGAAGQPSQVREVASALIRVAKDRGLPIIIVGHVTKDGQVAGPRVLEHLVDVVCHFEGDRQTSLRFIRALKNRFGPTDEVGCFEMTGDGISEVPDPSGLFLSQGATEPGTCVAISLEGRRALPVEVQALTITTTAPNPRRVVHGLDSSRVAMVLAILERRAGIKTSTLDVYVSTVGGVRFTEPAADLAIAIAVAGSIQQISVPRTVAAVGELSLAGEIRPVTQSAQRRSEAARLGYEQVVDDRSKTLRAALNDVRARNTNRRSDADIPPF; encoded by the coding sequence ATGGCCACCCGAAAACCCGCCCCTCCCGCCTACGTCTGCACCGAGTGCGGATGGACGACGGCGAAGTGGGTCGGCCGCTGCGCCGAGTGCCAGCAGTGGGGCACCGTGCAGGAACAGGGCGCGCAGACCGGCATCCTGAGCCGGATCACTCCCCTCGCCCCGACAGCGGCGAAGGCCGCCCGCCCGATCACGCAGATCACGACCGAAGACGCCCCTCGCCGCACGAGCGGGGTGGGCGAGTTCGACCGGGTGCTCGGCGGCGGCATCGTGCCCGGGGCCGCGATCCTGCTCAGCGGCGAGCCGGGTGTCGGCAAGTCGACCCTGCTGCTCGAGGTCGCGGCGAAGGCGGCGAGCTCGGGTCGGCGGGTGCTCTACGCGAGCGCAGAGGAGTCCCCGGCCCAGGTGCGGCTGCGCGCCGAACGCACCGGGGCGCTGCACGACGAGCTGTATCTCGCGAGCGAGACCGATCTCGCGACGATCCTGGGGCACATCGACGAGGTGCAGCCGCAGCTCGTGATCGTCGACTCGGTGCAGACGGTGTCGTCGTCGCTGATCGACGGAGCCGCGGGCCAGCCGAGCCAGGTGCGCGAGGTCGCATCGGCGCTGATCCGCGTGGCGAAAGACCGCGGTCTGCCGATCATCATCGTCGGCCATGTCACGAAAGACGGCCAGGTGGCCGGCCCCCGGGTGCTCGAGCATCTCGTCGACGTCGTGTGCCACTTCGAGGGCGACAGGCAGACGTCGTTGCGTTTCATCCGGGCGCTGAAGAACCGATTCGGCCCGACCGACGAGGTCGGATGCTTCGAGATGACGGGCGACGGCATCTCCGAGGTGCCCGATCCCTCCGGCCTGTTCCTCTCGCAGGGTGCGACCGAGCCGGGGACCTGCGTGGCGATCTCTCTCGAAGGGCGCCGTGCGCTCCCCGTCGAGGTGCAGGCGCTCACGATCACCACGACCGCTCCGAACCCGCGACGTGTCGTGCACGGTCTCGACTCGTCGCGGGTGGCGATGGTGCTGGCGATCCTCGAGCGGCGCGCGGGGATCAAGACCAGCACGCTCGACGTGTACGTGTCGACGGTCGGTGGCGTGCGCTTCACGGAACCGGCCGCCGATCTCGCCATCGCGATCGCCGTCGCCGGGTCGATCCAGCAGATATCCGTGCCGCGCACCGTCGCCGCCGTGGGCGAGCTCAGCCTCGCGGGCGAGATCCGCCCCGTGACCCAATCGGCTCAGCGTCGATCCGAGGCCGCGCGGCTCGGCTACGAGCAGGTCGTCGATGACCGGTCGAAGACCCTCCGCGCCGCACTCAACGACGTCAGGGCTCGCAACACGAACCGACGCAGCGACGCGGACATTCCGCCTTTCTGA
- a CDS encoding SseB family protein, with product MAAKKAKSAKSAKKKPAPEDFRSEALAQALEKQDVAAVALALRHGTTVVPLVKPGARDNPLDSGEVWTYRDPNSGDLALLLFSDARNKPGNLPPGVGIYTADWLRAFLGTHPITTVFLDIAGPHPMQASPEEILKALEA from the coding sequence ATGGCAGCGAAGAAGGCGAAGTCCGCGAAGTCGGCGAAGAAGAAGCCCGCACCCGAGGACTTCCGGTCGGAGGCGCTCGCGCAGGCTCTGGAGAAGCAGGACGTCGCCGCCGTCGCCCTGGCACTGCGTCACGGGACCACGGTCGTACCCCTGGTGAAGCCGGGAGCGCGCGACAATCCGCTCGACAGCGGCGAGGTGTGGACGTATCGCGATCCGAACTCCGGCGATCTGGCGCTGCTCCTGTTCAGCGATGCCCGGAACAAGCCCGGCAACCTGCCACCGGGCGTGGGCATCTACACGGCTGACTGGCTGCGGGCGTTCCTCGGCACGCATCCGATCACGACGGTGTTCCTCGACATCGCGGGACCGCATCCGATGCAGGCATCGCCCGAAGAGATCCTCAAAGCGCTGGAAGCCTGA
- a CDS encoding amino-acid N-acetyltransferase, translating into MSEYIVRPARSADIVGIRNLLQPMVEQRILLGKDLAVLYGAVQEFVVAEADGQLIGCGALHVFWEDLGEVRTLLVREDWLHHGVGGAIVGRLEEQARVLGLSRLFCLTFEVDFFGRRGYTPIGEQVVDSDVYSQLLRSGDAGVEEFLDLAHVKPNTLGNTRMLKALN; encoded by the coding sequence GTGAGTGAGTACATCGTCCGTCCGGCGCGCAGCGCGGACATCGTCGGCATCCGCAACCTCCTGCAGCCGATGGTCGAGCAGCGGATCCTCCTCGGCAAGGATCTCGCCGTCCTCTACGGCGCGGTGCAGGAGTTCGTCGTGGCCGAAGCCGACGGGCAGCTGATCGGGTGCGGTGCGCTGCACGTGTTCTGGGAGGACCTCGGCGAAGTGCGCACCCTGCTCGTGCGGGAGGACTGGCTGCACCACGGCGTCGGCGGAGCCATCGTGGGCCGCCTCGAAGAACAGGCGAGGGTGCTCGGTCTCAGCCGGCTGTTCTGCCTCACATTCGAGGTCGATTTCTTCGGCCGCCGCGGCTACACGCCCATCGGCGAGCAGGTCGTCGACTCCGATGTGTACTCCCAGCTGCTGCGCAGCGGCGATGCCGGTGTCGAGGAGTTCCTCGACCTCGCCCACGTCAAGCCGAACACGCTCGGCAACACCAGGATGCTCAAGGCCCTCAACTAA